In one window of Chryseobacterium viscerum DNA:
- a CDS encoding O-antigen ligase family protein — translation MKITINNNFIYKLFLLSVMVGNTIAIAFAKPLEMNPRNFSIPYRIFVIVFSLFIIYRERKNISFKNIPIISLVGFWVFYIIKLIYSFNNYSFNQEIMQSENEYIFRILFLVLLPSIALLCINYSKIDFKSIAKYSVTILCGLLVVNYIYGYIKLDHIFSTYYIMYGHIGASLFIISLFLLLFCRDDYKSYFLFFCLFLGLFNVIQSMARSPIVAISVCSLYMIILKGNKKYIIYALISMLLFIGLVILHEQYGNGAITSFNRMYKWIAHGDTSSRGPLFSRAIEIFNSNRLLGGRILFEDGAHPHNIFLELLMGTGILGLFIYFLKFVPVVKNAALFWNIQKGNIYYKLIFALFLQYFTLVQTSCNLFNIPEFLYFSSMIIGIGYTAKHRKFKKDIDKSI, via the coding sequence TTGAAAATTACTATTAATAATAATTTCATTTATAAACTATTCCTGTTATCTGTTATGGTGGGAAATACTATTGCCATTGCTTTTGCAAAGCCACTTGAAATGAATCCCAGGAATTTTTCCATACCATATCGAATTTTTGTCATTGTATTTTCTTTATTTATAATATATAGGGAAAGAAAAAATATTAGTTTTAAAAATATTCCAATTATTAGTCTTGTCGGATTTTGGGTTTTTTATATCATCAAGCTTATATATTCGTTTAATAATTATTCGTTTAATCAGGAGATAATGCAATCTGAGAATGAATATATTTTCAGAATCCTATTTTTGGTGCTTTTACCAAGTATCGCACTATTATGTATCAATTATAGTAAAATAGATTTTAAAAGCATAGCAAAATATAGTGTTACTATTCTCTGTGGACTTCTCGTTGTAAATTACATATATGGTTATATAAAATTAGACCATATTTTTAGTACCTACTACATTATGTATGGCCATATAGGTGCTTCATTGTTTATCATATCATTATTTTTACTGCTGTTTTGCAGAGACGATTATAAATCCTATTTTCTGTTCTTTTGTCTTTTTTTAGGTCTTTTTAATGTTATCCAGTCTATGGCGAGAAGTCCAATTGTAGCGATTTCTGTATGCTCTTTGTATATGATTATTCTGAAAGGGAATAAAAAATATATTATCTATGCTCTTATTTCGATGCTGTTGTTTATAGGGTTGGTTATTTTGCATGAGCAATATGGGAATGGAGCAATAACAAGCTTTAACAGGATGTATAAGTGGATAGCACATGGCGATACCTCAAGCAGAGGGCCATTATTCAGTAGAGCTATCGAAATATTTAATTCAAATCGGTTATTGGGAGGAAGGATATTGTTTGAGGACGGTGCTCATCCACATAACATTTTTTTAGAGCTTTTAATGGGAACCGGAATTTTAGGATTATTTATTTATTTCTTAAAGTTTGTCCCCGTAGTAAAAAATGCTGCCTTATTTTGGAATATTCAAAAGGGAAATATATACTATAAACTGATTTTTGCGTTATTTTTGCAATACTTTACTTTGGTACAGACTTCCTGCAATCTTTTCAATATACCGGAATTTTTGTACTTTAGCTCAATGATTATAGGTATTGGTTATACAGCAAAACACAGGAAGTTTAAAAAAGATATTGATAAAAGCATATGA
- a CDS encoding sugar transferase, producing MYKNYLKRIFDFVVALIGITFLLPIFLIVMVGLFLSNNGKPFFFQRRPGKNGKVFKIIKFKTMNDKKDSTGNLLSDAERLTALGAFVRKTSLDEIPQLLNVLKGDMSLIGPRPLLVQYLPLYNENQARRHEVRPGITGWAQVNGRNAISWNQKFDYDVWYVENISFTLDVKIFFLTAKKVFIREGISQEGQATMEPFKGNI from the coding sequence ATGTACAAAAATTATTTAAAGAGGATTTTCGACTTTGTAGTTGCTCTCATTGGAATTACTTTTCTACTTCCAATTTTTCTTATCGTGATGGTTGGATTATTTCTTTCCAACAATGGTAAACCCTTTTTCTTTCAACGGAGACCTGGTAAAAACGGTAAGGTATTTAAAATTATAAAGTTTAAAACAATGAATGATAAAAAGGATTCTACAGGAAACCTTTTATCAGATGCAGAAAGATTAACAGCTCTGGGAGCATTTGTCCGTAAAACATCTCTGGACGAAATTCCACAATTACTTAATGTACTTAAAGGGGATATGTCTCTTATTGGGCCTAGACCTCTTTTGGTTCAGTATCTGCCGCTGTATAATGAAAATCAGGCGCGCAGACATGAGGTAAGACCAGGAATTACAGGGTGGGCACAAGTAAATGGTAGAAATGCAATATCATGGAATCAAAAATTTGATTATGATGTATGGTATGTAGAAAATATATCATTTACCTTAGACGTGAAAATTTTCTTTTTAACAGCCAAAAAAGTTTTTATAAGAGAAGGAATTTCACAAGAAGGACAAGCAACAATGGAACCTTTTAAAGGAAATATTTAA
- a CDS encoding acetyltransferase, with protein sequence MKKIAIIGAGGFGREVKMLIDHINQKDEQFEILGFYDDKHYDHNINGVPYLGKIEKINEVDHPLCIAVAIGDPKTKKKIIQGISNPNIEFPTLIHPSVIIGLDNTKIGKGNIICAGVIITVDIQIEDFVILNLSCTVGHDTVIKNYCSFMPTVNISGEVVVNEAVYVGTGAKIINLLEIGENTIVGAGAVVYKSLPANCTAVGIPAKPIKFHE encoded by the coding sequence ATGAAAAAAATAGCAATTATTGGAGCAGGAGGATTTGGACGTGAGGTGAAGATGCTGATCGATCATATCAACCAGAAAGATGAACAATTTGAAATTTTAGGTTTTTATGATGATAAACATTATGATCATAATATTAATGGAGTTCCTTACTTAGGAAAGATTGAAAAAATAAATGAAGTAGATCATCCTTTGTGTATTGCCGTAGCAATAGGAGACCCTAAAACAAAGAAAAAGATTATACAGGGAATAAGTAATCCTAATATTGAATTTCCAACATTAATACATCCATCGGTAATTATTGGCCTGGATAATACCAAAATAGGAAAGGGAAATATTATCTGTGCAGGAGTTATTATTACTGTTGATATTCAAATCGAAGATTTTGTGATCCTTAATCTTTCTTGCACTGTAGGGCACGATACTGTGATAAAAAATTATTGTTCATTCATGCCGACAGTTAATATTTCAGGAGAAGTAGTTGTAAATGAAGCTGTGTACGTAGGTACAGGTGCAAAAATTATAAATCTTTTAGAAATCGGTGAAAATACTATTGTTGGAGCAGGAGCAGTAGTCTATAAAAGTCTTCCTGCAAATTGTACAGCAGTCGGAATACCAGCCAAACCAATAAAATTCCATGAATAA
- a CDS encoding aminotransferase class I/II-fold pyridoxal phosphate-dependent enzyme — translation MNTKIWLSSPHMGGNEQKYINEAFEENWVAPLGPNVDGLENDLELFLGENAKVAVLSAGTAALHLALIECGVEHGDEVICQSMTFSASANPIAYCGGIPVFVDSEPDTWNMCPKALREAVEDRIQKGTKPKAIIVVHLYGMPAKMDEITAIAQEFQIPVIEDAAEALGSTYKGQACGTFGRFGVLSFNGNKIITTSGGGALVCHTQEDKNKTVFLSTQARDNAPHYQHSHIGFNYRMSNIVAGIGRGQMEVLKDRVAARRAMHDFYFEIFKNIEGVTVFSEPGNDFYSNHWLSAIIVDPQVTGKNREDLRLAFLEDNIESRPLWKPMHLQPVFESSPYYGGKISENLFDNGLCLPSGSNLSDDDRERIANVIRNYFGV, via the coding sequence ATGAATACTAAAATCTGGTTGTCCTCACCCCATATGGGAGGTAATGAACAAAAATATATCAACGAAGCATTTGAAGAAAACTGGGTCGCACCATTGGGGCCTAACGTTGATGGACTTGAAAATGATCTGGAGCTGTTTTTAGGTGAAAATGCAAAAGTTGCCGTCCTTTCTGCGGGTACTGCAGCATTACATCTTGCACTTATTGAATGTGGAGTAGAACATGGTGATGAGGTTATTTGCCAGTCAATGACTTTCTCAGCATCAGCCAATCCTATTGCTTACTGTGGAGGAATTCCTGTTTTTGTAGACAGCGAGCCGGACACCTGGAATATGTGTCCAAAAGCTTTAAGAGAAGCCGTTGAAGACAGAATTCAAAAAGGAACGAAGCCTAAAGCAATTATTGTTGTTCATCTGTATGGGATGCCGGCAAAGATGGACGAAATTACAGCTATCGCTCAGGAATTCCAGATTCCTGTTATAGAAGATGCTGCAGAAGCTCTTGGTTCTACTTACAAAGGACAGGCGTGCGGAACATTCGGACGTTTTGGAGTATTAAGTTTTAACGGTAACAAAATTATTACCACATCAGGAGGTGGAGCTTTGGTTTGCCATACTCAGGAAGATAAAAACAAAACTGTTTTCCTTTCTACTCAGGCAAGAGATAATGCACCTCACTATCAGCATTCACATATTGGTTTCAACTACAGAATGAGCAATATTGTTGCAGGAATAGGAAGAGGACAGATGGAAGTCCTTAAAGACAGAGTGGCAGCCCGCAGAGCAATGCATGATTTCTATTTTGAGATCTTCAAAAATATTGAAGGAGTAACTGTATTTTCAGAGCCTGGAAATGATTTTTATTCCAATCACTGGCTATCAGCTATCATTGTTGATCCACAGGTTACAGGGAAAAACAGAGAAGACTTAAGACTTGCATTTTTAGAAGATAATATTGAATCAAGACCACTTTGGAAGCCTATGCACCTACAGCCGGTTTTTGAATCTTCTCCTTATTACGGAGGAAAAATTTCCGAAAATCTTTTTGATAACGGACTGTGTCTTCCGTCAGGGTCCAACTTGTCAGATGATGACAGAGAAAGAATAGCAAACGTAATCCGTAACTATTTCGGAGTTTAA
- a CDS encoding sugar transferase — protein MNQYKYWKVVFDFILAVILILFLMPVLIILFLIASLDTSSNGIFFQTRIGQYGKPFTIFKFKTIHDNKRVCSKIGQTLRKFKFDEFPQLFNILKGDMSFVGPRPDIEGYYDKLAGADRKVLELKPGLTSEASIKYRDEENLLNSQENPLVYNDEILFPNKVKMNLDYFENMSFKNDTKILFKTIITILK, from the coding sequence ATGAATCAGTACAAATATTGGAAAGTGGTTTTTGACTTTATCTTAGCGGTAATACTGATCCTCTTTCTTATGCCGGTACTGATTATTTTATTTTTGATTGCAAGTCTCGACACATCTTCTAACGGGATTTTTTTTCAGACCCGGATAGGCCAGTATGGAAAGCCATTTACCATATTTAAATTTAAAACAATTCACGATAACAAAAGAGTATGCTCCAAAATCGGGCAGACCCTCAGGAAATTTAAATTTGATGAATTTCCCCAATTGTTTAATATTTTAAAAGGTGATATGAGTTTTGTGGGTCCCAGACCTGATATCGAAGGATATTACGATAAATTGGCCGGAGCAGATAGAAAAGTTCTGGAATTAAAGCCAGGGTTAACCTCTGAAGCAAGTATAAAATACAGAGACGAAGAAAATCTTCTGAACAGCCAGGAGAATCCTTTGGTATATAATGATGAAATATTATTTCCGAATAAAGTAAAAATGAATCTTGACTATTTTGAAAATATGTCTTTCAAAAATGATACAAAGATTTTATTTAAAACAATAATAACCATATTGAAATAG
- the rfbC gene encoding dTDP-4-dehydrorhamnose 3,5-epimerase, translating into MKIKETPLKDCYIIEPTIFEDERGYFFEKFNEKKFEELTGMNGHFVQDNVSRSSYGVLRGLHLQKGEHAQAKLVSCLEGSVWDVAVDLREDSPTFGEWFGIELTAENKLQLYVPRGFGHGFAVLSTHAVFSYKCDNFYNKESEGSVKFNDPDLDIDWKLDEKDAILSEKDQNAPGFKDKNF; encoded by the coding sequence ATGAAAATTAAAGAAACCCCGCTTAAAGATTGCTATATCATAGAGCCTACCATATTTGAAGATGAGAGAGGCTACTTCTTTGAAAAGTTCAACGAAAAAAAATTCGAAGAATTGACAGGGATGAACGGCCACTTTGTACAGGATAATGTTTCCAGATCATCTTATGGAGTATTAAGAGGACTGCACCTTCAGAAAGGAGAGCATGCACAGGCAAAACTCGTTTCATGCCTTGAAGGCAGTGTGTGGGATGTTGCTGTAGATCTTAGAGAAGATTCTCCTACTTTTGGAGAATGGTTCGGAATAGAGCTTACCGCAGAAAATAAACTACAGCTTTATGTACCAAGAGGTTTTGGACACGGATTTGCCGTATTAAGTACCCATGCTGTATTTTCCTATAAATGTGACAACTTTTATAACAAAGAATCAGAAGGCAGCGTAAAGTTCAATGATCCGGATCTTGATATTGATTGGAAACTTGATGAAAAAGACGCCATACTTTCGGAAAAAGACCAGAACGCCCCTGGATTTAAAGACAAAAACTTTTAA
- the rimO gene encoding 30S ribosomal protein S12 methylthiotransferase RimO: protein MRTKSVGKKKINVVTLGCSKNVYDSEVLMSQLKANGKEVVHEDRGDIVVINTCGFIDNAKEESINTILDYVEAKNRGEVEKVFVTGCLSERYKPDLIKEIPDVDQYFGTRDLPMLLKHLGADYKHELVGERLTTTPKHYAYLKISEGCDRPCSFCAIPLMRGGHLSTPIEKLVLEAQKLAKKGTKELILIAQDLTYYGLDLYKKRALGDLLKELVKVEGVEWIRLHYAFPSGFPEDVLDIIREEPKVCNYIDIPLQHINSDLLKSMKRGTTHEKTDALLGKFREKVPDMAIRTTLIVGYPGETEERFQELKDWVREQKFDRLGCFTYSHEENTTAYVLEDDIPQEVKEARVEEIMELQSQISWEKNQEKVGKIFRCIFDRKEGNYFIGRTEYDSPDVDNTVLVSAEDTYISIGEFADVKITSAEEFDLYGELV, encoded by the coding sequence ATGCGTACAAAATCTGTAGGGAAGAAGAAAATCAATGTAGTCACTCTTGGATGTTCCAAGAATGTATATGATTCTGAAGTATTAATGAGCCAGCTGAAAGCTAATGGCAAAGAAGTGGTTCATGAAGACCGTGGCGACATTGTTGTTATCAATACCTGCGGATTTATTGATAATGCTAAAGAAGAATCTATTAATACCATCCTTGATTATGTTGAGGCTAAGAATAGAGGAGAGGTTGAAAAAGTATTCGTTACAGGATGTTTATCAGAAAGATACAAGCCGGATTTGATAAAAGAAATTCCGGATGTAGACCAATATTTCGGAACAAGAGACCTGCCGATGCTTTTAAAACATCTTGGGGCAGATTATAAACACGAACTGGTAGGAGAGAGACTTACAACTACTCCAAAACATTATGCCTACCTTAAAATCTCTGAAGGTTGTGACAGACCATGTTCTTTCTGTGCGATCCCATTGATGAGAGGAGGTCACCTATCAACTCCTATTGAAAAACTGGTTTTAGAAGCTCAGAAACTGGCAAAAAAAGGGACAAAAGAATTAATCCTTATTGCACAGGATCTTACTTACTATGGTCTTGATCTTTATAAGAAAAGAGCGTTAGGAGATCTTTTAAAAGAATTGGTGAAGGTAGAAGGTGTAGAATGGATTCGTCTTCATTATGCTTTCCCAAGCGGTTTCCCGGAAGATGTTCTCGATATTATCCGTGAAGAACCTAAAGTATGTAACTATATAGATATCCCTCTTCAGCATATCAATTCCGATTTGTTGAAATCAATGAAGAGAGGAACTACCCATGAAAAAACAGATGCTCTTTTAGGCAAGTTCAGAGAAAAAGTTCCGGATATGGCGATCAGAACAACGCTTATTGTTGGATATCCTGGTGAAACAGAAGAAAGATTTCAAGAGCTTAAAGACTGGGTGAGAGAACAGAAGTTTGACAGATTAGGATGCTTTACTTATTCTCATGAAGAGAATACTACAGCTTATGTATTGGAAGATGATATTCCACAGGAGGTAAAAGAGGCAAGAGTAGAAGAAATCATGGAATTGCAGTCTCAGATTTCGTGGGAAAAGAATCAGGAAAAAGTAGGGAAAATATTCAGATGTATTTTTGACCGTAAAGAAGGGAATTATTTTATCGGAAGAACAGAGTATGATTCACCAGATGTGGACAATACAGTTTTGGTTTCTGCAGAAGATACCTATATCTCTATAGGCGAGTTTGCAGATGTTAAAATTACTTCGGCTGAAGAGTTTGATTTATACGGAGAATTAGTCTAG
- a CDS encoding septal ring lytic transglycosylase RlpA family protein, which yields MMKRFILVIIMMISTLGVYSFTSNALDAKKTSYASYYHDKFNGRKTASGEIFDNSKFTAANRTLPFGTNVKVTNLKNGKEVIVRINDRGPYHSSRSLDMSKAAFDEIGDISHGTIPVEYEIVD from the coding sequence ATGATGAAAAGATTCATTCTCGTAATCATAATGATGATTTCAACCTTAGGTGTTTATTCTTTTACGAGTAATGCCTTAGATGCGAAAAAAACAAGTTATGCATCGTACTACCACGATAAATTTAACGGTAGAAAAACTGCTAGCGGAGAAATCTTTGATAACTCAAAGTTTACTGCGGCAAACAGAACGCTTCCATTTGGAACAAACGTTAAGGTTACTAACCTTAAAAATGGTAAAGAGGTAATAGTGAGAATTAATGACAGAGGGCCTTACCATTCATCAAGATCTTTAGATATGTCTAAAGCTGCGTTCGATGAGATTGGAGATATCAGTCATGGTACAATTCCGGTCGAATATGAAATTGTCGATTAA
- a CDS encoding exodeoxyribonuclease III, whose protein sequence is MKLITYNVNGIRAAFTKDFLGWLKTADPDIICIQESKAGNDQIDIESLEKLGYHSYWHSAVRKGYSGVGIASKIKPNHVEYGCGIESYDNEGRIIRADFDGFSAISVYVPSASNIERLDFKMQFCHDFLEYIKNLKKEIPNLIISGDFNICHEAIDIHNPEGLKNVSGFLPMEREWMTNFINECELIDSFRFFNNDPDNYTWWSYRQNSRARNKGWRLDYNFTSYSLKDKLSRAVILKEAVHSDHCPALLELDV, encoded by the coding sequence ATGAAATTAATCACATACAACGTCAATGGAATCAGAGCCGCTTTTACAAAAGATTTCCTGGGTTGGCTAAAAACTGCTGATCCGGATATCATCTGTATTCAGGAGAGTAAAGCCGGAAACGATCAGATAGACATCGAAAGCCTTGAAAAATTAGGTTATCACAGTTACTGGCACTCAGCAGTAAGAAAAGGATACAGCGGGGTCGGAATTGCCTCAAAAATCAAACCCAATCATGTAGAGTATGGATGTGGCATTGAAAGCTATGATAATGAGGGGAGAATCATTCGTGCAGATTTTGATGGCTTTTCAGCTATTTCTGTATATGTTCCTTCTGCATCTAATATTGAGAGACTGGATTTTAAAATGCAGTTCTGTCATGACTTCCTGGAGTATATCAAAAATTTAAAGAAAGAAATTCCTAACCTGATTATATCCGGTGACTTTAATATTTGCCACGAAGCGATCGATATTCACAATCCTGAAGGTTTAAAGAATGTTTCAGGGTTTCTTCCTATGGAAAGGGAATGGATGACCAATTTCATCAATGAATGTGAACTGATAGATAGTTTCAGGTTTTTCAATAATGATCCGGACAATTATACATGGTGGAGCTACAGACAAAATTCCAGAGCCAGAAACAAAGGATGGAGACTGGATTACAACTTCACCTCTTACAGTTTAAAGGACAAGCTCTCCAGAGCCGTTATTTTAAAAGAAGCAGTGCATTCTGACCATTGTCCTGCTTTATTGGAATTGGATGTATAG
- a CDS encoding YciI family protein: protein MFIISLTYKSSFENVERLIPQHNIFLNKHYESGKFIASGRKEPRTGGIIIANAESKHEIEQIISEDPFYIHQIADYDITEFIPSKYNENFKLFIED from the coding sequence ATGTTTATTATTTCGCTTACCTATAAGAGTTCTTTTGAAAATGTAGAACGTCTTATTCCCCAGCATAATATTTTCCTTAATAAGCATTATGAATCCGGGAAGTTTATTGCTTCGGGAAGAAAAGAACCCAGAACGGGAGGTATCATCATAGCTAATGCAGAATCTAAACATGAAATTGAGCAGATCATTTCTGAAGATCCTTTTTATATTCATCAAATCGCAGATTATGACATCACGGAGTTTATCCCTTCGAAATACAATGAAAATTTTAAACTTTTTATAGAAGACTAA
- a CDS encoding bifunctional response regulator/alkaline phosphatase family protein, whose product MSEKILWIDDEIDLLKPHIVFLEKKGYQVTPVNNVNEALELMDSEKFALTLIDENMPGISGLEAIPMIKEKDNSLKIVMVTKSEEEHIMEEAIGSQIADYILKPVNPNQILLSLKKNLQEDNLVEQKTILQYQQEFRNLSMELSYLRTYQEWAEYYKKILSWEIKFDKVADNEFADLLQSQKEEANIQFAKFIEKNYTDWLVDSDKPLMSHTLFKEKVKPEVEKEKVLLLMVDNLRYDQWKVIEPLFTKYYNKISEDYYYSILPTATQYARNSFFAGLMPSEIEKRFPDKWFNDNEEGNKNEFERDFLEDQMKRIGLGSKSMKYLKVLNADFERKIYDDFNQHKNNDLLVIVYNFIDILSHAKTDNHIVDQLIRDDKTFRSLTFNWFENSSLLKIIKTAAENGYKLVITTDHGTVYVKKPSKVVGDRETSTNIRYKTGKSLTYDDSDVWAITNPEKLFLPKGNLSSKYIFAKNNIFLAYPKNYNHFVNYYKETYQHGGISLEECIIPISILEPK is encoded by the coding sequence ATGTCAGAAAAGATATTATGGATAGATGATGAAATAGATTTACTTAAACCTCATATCGTATTTTTAGAAAAGAAGGGTTATCAGGTAACCCCTGTAAATAATGTGAACGAGGCTTTGGAACTTATGGATTCAGAGAAATTTGCTTTAACGTTAATTGACGAAAACATGCCGGGTATCTCCGGACTGGAAGCCATCCCAATGATTAAGGAAAAAGATAATTCCCTAAAAATTGTAATGGTTACCAAAAGCGAAGAAGAACACATTATGGAAGAGGCTATCGGATCTCAGATTGCCGATTATATATTAAAGCCCGTAAATCCTAATCAGATATTACTTTCCCTCAAAAAAAACCTTCAGGAAGATAACCTGGTGGAACAAAAAACCATTCTACAGTACCAACAGGAATTCAGAAACCTTTCTATGGAACTTTCATACCTGAGAACGTATCAGGAATGGGCGGAATATTATAAAAAAATTCTTAGTTGGGAGATCAAATTTGATAAGGTTGCAGATAATGAATTTGCAGACCTTCTGCAGTCTCAGAAAGAAGAAGCCAACATTCAGTTTGCCAAGTTTATTGAAAAAAATTACACAGACTGGCTGGTTGATTCTGACAAACCTTTAATGAGCCATACACTTTTCAAAGAAAAAGTAAAACCTGAAGTTGAAAAAGAAAAAGTTCTTTTACTGATGGTAGATAACCTTCGTTATGACCAATGGAAAGTGATTGAACCTTTATTTACAAAATACTACAACAAGATTTCAGAAGACTATTACTACAGTATCCTTCCTACCGCTACTCAGTATGCGAGAAATTCTTTCTTTGCGGGATTAATGCCGTCTGAAATTGAAAAACGTTTTCCGGATAAATGGTTTAATGATAATGAAGAAGGAAACAAAAATGAATTTGAGCGTGACTTCCTGGAAGACCAAATGAAGAGAATAGGTTTGGGCTCAAAATCTATGAAGTATCTTAAAGTACTGAATGCCGATTTTGAAAGAAAGATCTATGATGATTTCAATCAGCATAAAAATAATGATCTGCTGGTTATCGTATACAACTTCATTGATATTCTTTCCCACGCAAAAACAGACAACCACATCGTAGATCAGCTGATCCGTGATGATAAAACCTTCCGCTCTCTTACCTTCAACTGGTTTGAAAACTCTTCTTTGCTGAAGATTATAAAAACAGCGGCAGAAAACGGCTATAAACTGGTCATCACTACGGACCACGGAACGGTATATGTGAAAAAGCCAAGCAAAGTGGTAGGAGACAGAGAAACTTCTACTAATATCCGATATAAAACAGGTAAAAGTTTAACGTATGACGACAGTGATGTATGGGCGATTACGAATCCTGAAAAACTTTTCCTTCCAAAAGGAAACTTAAGCTCGAAATATATTTTTGCTAAAAACAATATATTCCTGGCTTATCCTAAAAATTACAATCATTTCGTTAATTACTATAAAGAAACCTACCAGCATGGAGGAATTTCACTGGAAGAGTGTATCATTCCTATCAGCATTTTAGAACCCAAGTAG
- a CDS encoding S41 family peptidase — protein MRKYSLFLLLLLSLNFSAQILSETQKLESLCRIWGFLKYYHPHVAKGNLNWDKQLFQKIDELDSINDIQALNNFYSDWIGSLGEVTPCKECSVKEDKVYFLKNFDLSWIDNRQIFTRDLSQELHYIENNRNLGDNHYFGKGGRKIYFRNERSYGSKFTSKTVSLLELFRYWNYVEYFFPYKYETDQNWNDVLTEMIPKFLMIDRDESYHLALAELVAKTDDSHAYLSSKEILFHQYGNRRVPAEYSYAEGKLVVTKINATRFRDKSPLHVGDVIYDIEGKTIPQIVNSFGKYIPASNSWGKFNKAKSKLLFSNSDSITVKIEREGQNLEIKTKTYFAKDIIQEKMTPPKKWKFIDHEKKTGYVNMGIIEKEDLNEMYSSLQSAKSIIFDLRNYPKQTIRPLSYLLLPESSVYYQFTFPDTSYPGKFYSRKNSIGRKNPGYYKGNVIVLVDENTQSQAETTTIMFRQHPKSKIIGSNTSGANGDVIMFKIADLDTRFSGLGAYYPDGRETQRIGITPDILVKPTVEGLKNRKDEVLEKALEYIKTTD, from the coding sequence ATGAGAAAATATTCTCTTTTCCTCTTATTACTTTTAAGTTTAAATTTTTCTGCACAAATTCTATCCGAGACCCAAAAACTGGAATCTCTCTGTCGGATTTGGGGATTCTTAAAATATTACCATCCTCATGTAGCAAAAGGAAATCTGAACTGGGACAAACAGCTTTTTCAGAAGATTGATGAACTTGACTCTATTAATGATATACAGGCGTTAAATAATTTTTATTCTGACTGGATCGGGAGTCTCGGAGAAGTTACCCCTTGCAAAGAATGTTCAGTAAAGGAAGATAAAGTATATTTTCTTAAGAATTTTGATCTGAGCTGGATAGACAATCGTCAAATTTTCACCAGAGATCTGTCTCAAGAACTTCATTATATTGAAAATAACCGGAATCTTGGAGATAATCATTATTTCGGAAAAGGCGGAAGAAAAATATATTTCAGAAATGAAAGGTCCTACGGTTCAAAATTCACATCAAAAACCGTCAGTTTATTGGAGCTATTCAGATATTGGAATTATGTAGAGTACTTTTTTCCTTATAAATATGAAACTGATCAGAACTGGAATGATGTTCTTACAGAAATGATTCCCAAGTTCCTTATGATTGATCGTGATGAAAGTTATCATTTAGCATTGGCAGAACTGGTTGCCAAAACGGATGATTCCCATGCCTATCTTTCATCAAAGGAAATCCTGTTTCATCAATACGGAAACCGAAGAGTGCCTGCGGAGTATTCCTATGCGGAAGGAAAACTTGTGGTTACAAAGATCAATGCTACAAGATTCAGGGATAAAAGCCCGCTTCATGTAGGGGATGTTATTTATGATATTGAAGGTAAAACGATTCCGCAAATAGTGAACAGCTTTGGAAAATATATTCCAGCTTCTAATTCCTGGGGTAAATTCAACAAAGCAAAAAGCAAACTTCTTTTCAGCAACAGTGATTCTATTACTGTAAAAATTGAAAGAGAAGGCCAAAATCTGGAAATAAAAACCAAAACTTATTTTGCGAAAGATATTATTCAGGAAAAAATGACGCCTCCCAAGAAATGGAAATTCATTGATCATGAAAAGAAAACCGGCTATGTCAATATGGGAATTATAGAGAAGGAAGATCTGAATGAAATGTACAGCAGCTTACAATCTGCCAAGTCAATTATCTTTGATCTTAGAAATTATCCTAAGCAGACTATCAGACCTTTAAGTTATCTTCTTCTTCCGGAGTCTTCAGTTTATTATCAGTTTACTTTTCCGGACACCAGCTATCCCGGAAAATTTTACAGCAGGAAAAATAGTATAGGCAGGAAGAATCCCGGATACTATAAAGGGAATGTAATCGTTTTAGTAGATGAGAATACACAAAGCCAGGCCGAGACAACCACAATAATGTTCAGGCAGCATCCTAAGTCTAAAATCATTGGAAGCAATACTTCGGGAGCCAACGGAGATGTCATTATGTTTAAAATTGCAGATCTTGACACCCGGTTTTCAGGTCTGGGTGCTTATTATCCGGACGGAAGGGAGACACAGAGAATCGGCATCACTCCAGACATTCTTGTGAAACCGACTGTGGAAGGCCTTAAAAACAGAAAAGATGAAGTTCTGGAAAAAGCTTTAGAATATATAAAAACCACTGATTAA